One Paenibacillus riograndensis SBR5 DNA segment encodes these proteins:
- a CDS encoding iron-containing alcohol dehydrogenase → MRKFEFYNPTKLIFGQGTLSALQTEVPKYGKNVLLMYGGGSIKRSGLYDNVITGLKAIGAVVTELSGVEPNPRLSTVHKGVALCREKNIELILAVGGGSVLDCAKAVAVGAKYDGDMWDFVERKAAPQGALPLGTVLTMAATGSEMNNGSVITNEVTKEKMGWGSVHAFPAFSILDPENTFSLPRDQTVYGMVDIMSHVLEHYFHTDGNTPVQDGFCETLLRTVIDTAPKLIEDLNNYELRETIMYCGTMALNGMVSMGFAGDWATHNIEHAVSAVYDIPHGGGLAILFPHWMKYNLSTNPARFRQLAVNVFGIEAAGRSDEEVGLEGIEALRRFWDSIGAPKSLGDYDIDGSEIGSMADKAVRFGPFGNFRKLQREDVVEIYTMAL, encoded by the coding sequence ATGCGCAAGTTTGAATTTTATAATCCTACCAAGTTGATTTTTGGACAAGGTACCTTAAGCGCGCTTCAGACCGAAGTACCGAAATACGGCAAAAATGTACTGCTGATGTACGGCGGCGGCAGCATCAAGCGCAGCGGTCTGTACGATAATGTAATTACCGGGTTGAAGGCCATCGGTGCTGTAGTTACGGAATTGTCCGGCGTAGAACCGAATCCGCGTCTGTCCACCGTACATAAAGGTGTAGCCCTGTGCCGCGAGAAGAATATTGAGCTGATTCTCGCCGTCGGCGGCGGAAGCGTGCTGGACTGTGCCAAGGCGGTTGCAGTCGGTGCGAAGTATGATGGAGACATGTGGGACTTTGTGGAGCGCAAGGCGGCTCCGCAGGGAGCTTTGCCGCTAGGGACAGTGTTGACTATGGCTGCTACAGGCTCTGAAATGAACAACGGCTCCGTGATTACCAATGAAGTCACCAAAGAAAAAATGGGCTGGGGAAGTGTTCACGCCTTTCCGGCCTTTTCGATCCTTGATCCGGAGAATACCTTCTCCCTGCCGCGTGATCAGACCGTGTACGGAATGGTGGATATCATGTCCCACGTGCTGGAGCATTATTTCCATACCGATGGCAATACTCCGGTCCAGGACGGGTTCTGTGAGACGCTGCTGCGCACGGTGATTGACACAGCGCCGAAGCTGATTGAAGACCTGAACAACTATGAGCTGCGTGAAACGATCATGTACTGCGGGACCATGGCACTCAACGGAATGGTCAGCATGGGCTTTGCCGGTGACTGGGCTACCCACAATATTGAGCATGCCGTATCGGCGGTTTACGATATTCCGCACGGCGGCGGGCTGGCGATTCTCTTCCCGCACTGGATGAAATACAATCTCAGCACGAATCCTGCACGTTTCCGCCAGCTGGCTGTGAACGTATTCGGCATTGAGGCTGCCGGCAGATCCGATGAAGAGGTTGGCCTGGAGGGCATTGAAGCGCTGCGCCGTTTCTGGGATTCCATCGGCGCGCCAAAATCACTGGGCGACTACGATATCGACGGCAGTGAAATCGGCAGCATGGCCGACAAAGCCGTCCGCTTTGGACCCTTCGGCAATTTCCGTAAGCTGCAGCGTGAAGACGTTGTAGAAATTTATACGATGGCACTGTAA
- a CDS encoding IS110 family transposase: MDAIRERCAGLDIHQETVVVCLLSGPLEKKPKSVIETFGTTTRELLRLQEWLEQQGCTEIAMESTGVFWKPVWNILESTCTITLANPQRIRNMPGKKTDVKDAEWIAKLHRCGLIEGSFVPDEPIRDLRDLTRYLRKLKQNATQEKNRIHKILQDANIKLTTYVSDLFGVLVVRYWTRL; this comes from the coding sequence ATGGATGCCATTCGTGAACGCTGTGCCGGGTTGGATATTCATCAGGAGACGGTGGTGGTTTGTCTACTGAGTGGCCCCCTGGAGAAGAAACCCAAGTCCGTGATCGAGACGTTTGGAACCACGACCCGCGAGCTTTTGAGATTACAGGAGTGGCTGGAGCAGCAGGGATGTACCGAGATTGCCATGGAAAGTACAGGGGTCTTTTGGAAACCCGTGTGGAACATTCTAGAAAGCACCTGTACGATCACGCTGGCCAACCCGCAACGCATCCGCAATATGCCCGGGAAGAAGACCGACGTCAAGGATGCCGAGTGGATCGCCAAGCTCCACCGCTGCGGCTTGATTGAGGGAAGCTTTGTCCCGGACGAGCCCATCCGCGATTTGCGTGACCTTACCCGGTATCTGCGCAAGCTTAAGCAAAACGCGACGCAAGAAAAGAACCGGATTCACAAAATTCTACAAGATGCCAACATTAAACTGACCACGTATGTCTCCGATCTTTTTGGCGTTCTGGTCGTGCGCTACTGGACTCGATTGTGA
- a CDS encoding transposase, producing the protein MNGEVLEVHEVRKLVHTRLKMKVPSLVEALNGRLRLHHRKMIRRHWDHLQYLESEMQTLEAEIEELVQPYMKEIELLDTIPGVSTDAAASIVAELGTDMSPFPSEAHLASWVGVCPANHESAVKKK; encoded by the coding sequence GTGAATGGCGAAGTGCTGGAGGTGCATGAGGTCCGCAAGCTGGTGCATACCCGGCTGAAGATGAAGGTGCCTTCTCTTGTTGAGGCATTGAACGGCCGACTGCGCCTGCATCACCGGAAGATGATCCGGCGTCATTGGGATCATTTGCAGTATCTGGAGAGTGAAATGCAGACGTTGGAAGCTGAAATTGAGGAACTGGTGCAACCCTACATGAAGGAAATTGAACTGCTGGATACCATTCCAGGCGTGAGCACGGATGCTGCGGCGAGCATCGTGGCGGAACTGGGTACCGACATGTCTCCTTTTCCAAGTGAAGCCCATCTGGCCTCTTGGGTCGGGGTGTGTCCGGCCAATCATGAGAGTGCGGTAAAAAAAAAGTAA
- a CDS encoding flotillin family protein, with protein MFGLPDFLFIPAVVIAVLLVLGIAFWARYKTVGPDEGMIVTGSFLGSNHISDDGSGRKIKIVRGGGAFILPVFQKAEFMSLLSHKLDVTTPEVYTEQGVPVIADGVAIIKVGSSTEDVATAAEQFMGKPIDALKSEAQEVLEGHLRAILGSMTVEEVYRNRDRFAQEVQGVAARDLKKMGLQIVSFTIKDVRDKHGYLEALGKPRIAAVKRDAEIAEAEALRDARIQKANAEEQGQKAELLRDTNIAEASKDNQLKVAAFKRDQDTAKAEADQAYHIQEARAKQTVVEEQMKVELVRKEREIDLQAKEIQVREKQYDAEVKKKAEADRYAVEQAAEADKAKRMREADALQYSIETQARATSEQKRLEGQAVADAELAKGKAESEVIRLRGLAEAEAKEKLAEAFQKFGEAAVLDIIVKMLPELAGRIAEPLASIDKLTVVDTGNGEGAARVSNYVTQLMSTAPEMLKSVSGIDVEALIKGLTKGNTHTPASSGPAVTQPAASAPVALAEKREE; from the coding sequence ATGTTTGGTTTGCCTGATTTTTTGTTTATTCCAGCTGTGGTAATTGCGGTGCTTCTGGTGCTCGGGATTGCCTTCTGGGCGCGGTACAAGACGGTAGGCCCTGATGAAGGGATGATCGTTACCGGTTCCTTCCTTGGCAGCAATCATATATCCGATGACGGCTCCGGCCGCAAAATCAAGATCGTCCGCGGAGGCGGGGCATTTATTCTTCCGGTCTTCCAGAAGGCGGAATTCATGTCGCTGCTGTCCCACAAGCTCGATGTGACGACACCGGAGGTGTACACGGAGCAAGGGGTGCCTGTCATTGCCGACGGGGTGGCCATTATCAAGGTGGGCAGCTCCACCGAGGATGTGGCTACCGCAGCCGAGCAGTTCATGGGCAAGCCGATTGATGCGCTGAAGAGCGAAGCCCAGGAGGTGCTGGAGGGCCATCTGCGGGCAATCCTCGGTTCGATGACCGTGGAGGAGGTCTACCGCAACCGTGACCGTTTTGCCCAGGAGGTTCAAGGGGTAGCTGCACGTGATCTGAAAAAAATGGGGCTGCAGATTGTCTCCTTCACGATTAAGGATGTGCGCGACAAGCATGGATATCTGGAAGCGCTCGGGAAGCCGCGGATTGCGGCTGTTAAGAGGGATGCAGAGATTGCCGAAGCGGAAGCGCTGCGGGATGCGCGGATTCAAAAGGCCAATGCCGAAGAACAGGGGCAGAAGGCCGAGCTGCTGCGCGACACGAACATTGCCGAAGCCTCCAAGGATAACCAGCTCAAGGTTGCCGCTTTTAAGCGCGATCAGGATACTGCGAAGGCGGAAGCTGACCAGGCGTACCATATTCAGGAGGCACGTGCCAAACAGACAGTGGTAGAGGAGCAGATGAAGGTCGAACTGGTCCGCAAGGAACGTGAGATTGACCTTCAGGCCAAGGAAATCCAGGTCCGTGAGAAGCAGTATGACGCGGAAGTGAAGAAAAAAGCCGAAGCCGACCGCTATGCGGTGGAACAGGCGGCGGAAGCCGACAAGGCGAAGAGAATGCGCGAAGCGGATGCCTTGCAGTACAGCATTGAAACCCAGGCCCGCGCGACTTCAGAGCAGAAGCGGCTGGAAGGCCAGGCGGTGGCGGATGCTGAGCTGGCCAAAGGTAAAGCGGAATCCGAGGTGATCCGGCTGCGCGGTCTTGCGGAAGCGGAAGCCAAGGAGAAGCTGGCGGAAGCGTTCCAGAAATTCGGCGAGGCCGCTGTACTCGATATTATCGTGAAAATGCTGCCTGAGCTGGCCGGACGCATCGCCGAGCCGCTCGCTTCGATCGATAAGCTTACGGTGGTGGATACCGGCAACGGGGAGGGGGCGGCCCGGGTCAGCAACTATGTGACCCAGCTGATGTCCACGGCTCCTGAAATGCTGAAGAGTGTGTCCGGGATTGATGTGGAGGCGTTGATCAAGGGGCTGACCAAAGGGAATACGCACACCCCGGCATCTTCCGGTCCGGCTGTAACCCAGCCTGCAGCTTCTGCTCCTGTAGCACTGGCTGAGAAACGCGAAGAATAG
- a CDS encoding ABC transporter ATP-binding protein, whose translation MARLQLILDNIRKSFDNKTVLKGIDFTFEQGKIYGLLGRNGAGKTSLFNCLSGETRMDSGGAFLRRNEVSLPLREEEIGYVFSLPILPEFLTGYEFVKFYMDINQDKIQSGRTIDGYFDIIRFEQEDRHRLIKGYSHGMKNKIQMLCFIITRPPLILLDEPLTSFDVVVALEIKKLLREMKQDHIIIFSTHILQLAADLCDELVILNNGVLQEIPADTLHSPEFEEQIIALLKDGSHD comes from the coding sequence GTGGCCCGGTTGCAGCTGATTCTGGATAATATCCGCAAAAGCTTTGATAACAAGACAGTGCTGAAAGGCATCGATTTTACCTTTGAACAAGGCAAAATCTACGGCCTGCTGGGGCGCAACGGAGCCGGGAAGACTTCGCTCTTCAATTGCCTGAGCGGAGAAACCCGGATGGACAGCGGTGGAGCTTTTTTACGGCGAAATGAAGTAAGCCTGCCGCTGCGGGAGGAGGAGATCGGGTATGTCTTTTCTCTGCCGATCCTGCCGGAATTCCTGACAGGCTATGAATTTGTGAAGTTTTATATGGACATCAACCAGGATAAAATACAGTCCGGCAGAACCATTGACGGCTATTTTGACATTATCCGGTTTGAGCAAGAGGACCGGCACCGGCTGATCAAAGGCTATTCCCACGGCATGAAGAACAAAATCCAAATGCTGTGCTTTATCATCACCCGTCCACCGCTGATCCTGCTGGATGAGCCGCTTACCTCGTTCGACGTCGTGGTGGCGCTGGAGATCAAGAAGCTGCTGCGTGAGATGAAGCAGGACCATATTATTATTTTCTCGACCCATATTCTGCAGCTTGCCGCCGATCTGTGCGATGAGCTGGTCATTTTGAATAACGGTGTGCTTCAGGAGATTCCCGCAGACACCCTGCACAGTCCGGAATTCGAGGAACAGATTATCGCACTGCTGAAGGATGGCAGCCATGATTAG
- the glcT gene encoding glucose PTS transporter transcription antiterminator GlcT, with protein sequence MSSITVAKVLNNNVIIAQHPQYAEVVVIGKGIGFNRKVRDMINLSSVEKMFILRNQEEQEQYKQLVPQVDEKLIEVVQEIVLHILQNSRQPLNEHIHIALTDHISFAIRRNEQNIAIHNPFLYETKEIYPEEYSLAEYAVGRINEAMGVKLPSDEIGFVALHIVSALSNRHISEVKEHSLLIGDLVNLVEDHLEYHIPRDSLDYSRLVTHLRFVLERLRRGETVRETSSLDGLMKREYPEMYMLAWKLTKVIEKRVRIPVYAAEVSYLTIHLQRLAQKKEDEADMQQPD encoded by the coding sequence GTGAGCAGTATAACAGTAGCAAAGGTACTTAACAATAATGTGATTATCGCCCAGCATCCCCAATATGCCGAAGTAGTTGTCATTGGCAAGGGCATCGGATTCAACCGTAAAGTACGCGATATGATCAATCTGTCCTCCGTGGAGAAGATGTTTATTCTCCGCAACCAGGAAGAGCAGGAGCAATATAAGCAGCTCGTTCCCCAGGTGGACGAGAAGCTGATTGAGGTTGTGCAAGAGATTGTACTGCATATCCTGCAGAACAGCCGCCAGCCGCTGAATGAGCATATTCATATTGCGTTAACCGATCATATCTCTTTCGCCATCCGCCGTAACGAGCAGAATATTGCCATACATAATCCGTTTCTGTACGAAACCAAAGAAATCTATCCTGAAGAGTACAGCCTGGCGGAGTATGCGGTGGGGAGGATTAACGAGGCGATGGGGGTGAAACTGCCTTCAGACGAAATTGGTTTTGTCGCCCTGCATATTGTCAGCGCACTCAGCAACCGGCATATTTCCGAGGTCAAGGAGCATTCGCTGCTGATTGGGGATTTGGTGAATCTGGTGGAGGATCATCTGGAATATCATATTCCGCGCGATTCCCTGGATTACTCCCGGCTGGTGACCCATCTGCGCTTCGTGCTGGAGCGGCTCCGCCGGGGCGAAACAGTCCGCGAAACCTCCTCGCTCGATGGATTGATGAAACGGGAATATCCGGAGATGTATATGCTGGCCTGGAAGCTGACCAAAGTTATCGAGAAGCGGGTGCGTATTCCTGTATACGCGGCAGAAGTAAGCTACCTGACGATTCATCTGCAGCGGCTTGCCCAGAAAAAAGAGGATGAAGCGGACATGCAGCAGCCGGATTAA
- the ptsG gene encoding glucose-specific PTS transporter subunit IIBC, giving the protein MFKKLFGVLQRVGKALMLPVAILPAAGLLLGIGNMLVNPDFLQYVPALENDVVQAVATVLMNSGQIVFDNLSLLFAVGVAIGLAGGEGVAGLAAIIGFLVMNVTMGTVVGVNAYVLSWKDYAYSSVLGIPTLQTGVFGGILVGILASAMYKRFFRIELPSYLGFFAGKRFVPIMTAVTSLLLGLLLTLIWPPIQHGLNYVSQSMINTNLTLSAFIFGVIERSLIPFGLHHIFYSPFWYEFGSYVDKAGDLIRGDQRIFMQQLRDGVEFTAGTFTTGKYPFMMFGLPAAALAIYHEARPENKRVVGSLMISAALTSFLTGITEPLEFSFLFVAPLLFAVHAVFAGLSFMTMHILNVKIGMTFSGGFIDYMLFGVIPNRTAWWLVIPVGLVLAVIYYFGFRFVIRKFNLRTPGREDPSDDVEETDTENVSRSGDDLPRNILSALGGKENITHLDACITRLRVEVKDKAGVDKNRLKKLGASGVLEVGNNVQAIFGTRSDTIKSQIQDVMDGRTPAASPAAAAPQPELEKQAGEEGAAIIPEDIVSPVNGELLDITQVPDAVFSQKMTGDGFAFLSDDGKIASPVYGKVFNVFPSKHAVGIMSDGGKEVLVHIGVNTVKLKGKGFTVLVEEGDLVAAGQPIMEVDLEYVKANAPSVISPVIFSNLPEGSAVTLKKPGKVVIGDKDIISIM; this is encoded by the coding sequence ATGTTCAAAAAGCTGTTTGGCGTGCTGCAGAGGGTTGGTAAGGCACTTATGCTGCCTGTTGCCATTCTGCCTGCTGCGGGTCTGCTTCTTGGGATCGGCAACATGCTGGTTAACCCCGACTTCCTCCAATACGTTCCGGCGCTGGAAAATGATGTAGTTCAAGCCGTTGCAACCGTATTGATGAATTCCGGGCAAATTGTTTTTGACAATCTGTCGCTGCTGTTTGCCGTTGGTGTAGCCATCGGCTTGGCCGGAGGCGAAGGGGTCGCCGGTCTGGCCGCCATCATCGGGTTCCTCGTCATGAACGTAACGATGGGGACGGTTGTCGGTGTGAATGCTTATGTGCTTTCCTGGAAGGATTATGCCTACTCCAGTGTGCTCGGCATTCCTACATTGCAGACCGGTGTCTTTGGCGGTATTCTGGTAGGTATTCTAGCGTCAGCAATGTATAAGCGGTTTTTCCGCATAGAGTTGCCGTCCTATCTCGGCTTCTTTGCAGGTAAACGCTTTGTGCCAATTATGACTGCAGTAACATCACTGTTGCTTGGTCTCCTGCTTACACTGATCTGGCCGCCGATTCAGCACGGTCTGAACTATGTATCGCAGAGTATGATCAACACGAACCTGACACTGTCGGCGTTCATCTTTGGGGTCATCGAGCGTTCACTGATTCCTTTTGGCCTGCATCACATCTTCTATTCGCCATTCTGGTATGAATTTGGAAGCTATGTGGATAAAGCGGGCGATCTGATTCGCGGGGACCAGCGGATATTCATGCAGCAGCTCCGCGATGGTGTTGAGTTTACAGCGGGAACCTTTACGACAGGTAAATACCCATTCATGATGTTCGGTCTGCCTGCTGCGGCGCTGGCAATCTATCATGAAGCCAGACCCGAAAATAAACGGGTGGTCGGCAGCTTGATGATTTCTGCGGCCCTGACTTCATTCCTGACCGGGATTACCGAGCCGCTGGAATTCTCGTTCCTGTTCGTGGCTCCGCTGCTGTTCGCAGTACATGCCGTATTTGCAGGTCTGTCCTTCATGACCATGCACATCCTGAACGTCAAAATCGGGATGACCTTCTCCGGCGGGTTCATCGACTATATGCTCTTCGGGGTTATTCCTAACCGTACAGCATGGTGGCTGGTTATCCCGGTAGGTCTTGTGCTTGCGGTCATCTACTACTTCGGATTCCGCTTTGTAATCCGGAAGTTTAACCTCAGAACACCGGGCCGCGAAGATCCGTCCGATGATGTTGAAGAGACTGACACTGAGAATGTATCCAGAAGCGGCGACGATCTGCCGCGCAACATCTTGTCCGCGCTTGGCGGCAAAGAAAACATTACCCACCTCGACGCTTGTATTACACGCCTTCGTGTAGAGGTCAAGGATAAAGCCGGAGTTGACAAGAACCGCCTGAAGAAGCTGGGTGCATCCGGCGTGCTTGAAGTCGGCAACAACGTGCAGGCGATCTTCGGAACCCGGTCCGATACGATCAAATCGCAGATCCAGGATGTGATGGACGGCAGAACGCCTGCCGCTTCACCGGCAGCGGCCGCACCGCAGCCTGAGCTTGAGAAGCAGGCAGGTGAAGAAGGCGCAGCCATTATCCCTGAAGATATCGTGTCTCCGGTCAACGGAGAACTGCTCGATATCACCCAGGTACCGGATGCCGTCTTCTCCCAGAAGATGACCGGTGACGGGTTTGCATTCCTGTCGGATGACGGCAAGATTGCCTCGCCGGTATACGGCAAGGTGTTCAACGTCTTCCCGAGCAAGCATGCGGTCGGCATCATGTCCGATGGCGGCAAGGAAGTGCTGGTTCATATCGGCGTCAACACGGTTAAACTCAAAGGGAAAGGTTTTACAGTCCTGGTTGAAGAAGGTGATCTGGTTGCCGCAGGACAGCCGATCATGGAGGTTGATCTGGAGTACGTCAAGGCAAATGCGCCTTCTGTGATTTCACCAGTGATATTCTCCAATCTGCCGGAAGGATCAGCGGTCACTTTGAAGAAGCCGGGTAAAGTGGTTATCGGCGATAAAGATATCATCAGCATCATGTAA
- a CDS encoding HPr family phosphocarrier protein, whose product MQKTFRIIDEDGIHARPATALVNTATKFKGTESFAEAKGKKVTLKSILGVLSLGLEAGDTLTLITEGSEEAEALSALQEVMVKEGLGELHE is encoded by the coding sequence ATGCAAAAAACATTCAGAATTATTGACGAAGACGGAATTCACGCACGCCCGGCAACAGCGCTGGTAAATACAGCAACTAAATTCAAAGGCACTGAATCCTTTGCAGAAGCCAAAGGTAAAAAAGTAACGCTTAAATCCATTCTCGGCGTATTGTCTTTGGGTCTTGAAGCCGGCGATACACTGACTCTGATTACAGAAGGCAGTGAAGAAGCTGAAGCCCTGAGCGCACTTCAGGAAGTTATGGTTAAAGAAGGGCTGGGAGAGCTGCATGAGTAA
- the ptsP gene encoding phosphoenolpyruvate--protein phosphotransferase codes for MSKISGIAASAGIAVARAFILEHPDYTITKTAAADVEAEIAKLTDALEKSKAELQSIKERTLAELGEKKAEIFESHLLILDDPELISPVMDKIREEMVNADYALNEVATQFIEMFENMKSAYLQERAADMRDVTKRVLNHLLGIHYVSPAEISEEVIVIAQDLTPSDTAQLNRNFVKGFTTNIGGRTSHSAIMARSLEIPAVVGTKNVLSEVKAGDLVIVDGLSGDVLINPSDAEVAEYKAKQAAYDLQIAEWKKLRDEPTVSADGKHVELAANIGTPNDVNGVIDNGGEGVGLYRTEFLYMGRDKLPSEEIQYNAYRTVLENMKGKPVVVRTLDIGGDKELPYLDLPKEMNPFLGFRAIRLCLDRQDIFRTQLRALLRASAHGDLRIMFPMIATLGEFRAARDLLLEEKAKLREEGKEVSDSIQLGIMVEIPSTAVLADQFAKEVDFFSIGTNDLIQYTMAADRMNERVSYLYQPYNPAILRLVKTVIDAAHAEGKWAGMCGEMAGDSTAIPLLLGLGLDEFSMSATSILPARSQISKLSAAEMKEMAAKALQLSTAEEVAALVQSSVK; via the coding sequence ATGAGTAAAATTTCAGGAATCGCGGCTTCAGCAGGTATTGCCGTAGCCCGTGCCTTTATCCTGGAACATCCGGACTATACCATTACAAAAACGGCTGCCGCCGACGTGGAAGCAGAGATTGCTAAACTGACAGACGCGCTGGAGAAATCCAAAGCCGAGCTGCAGAGCATCAAGGAGCGCACGCTTGCTGAGCTGGGGGAGAAGAAAGCGGAGATTTTTGAATCCCATCTGCTGATTCTGGATGATCCCGAGCTGATCAGTCCGGTAATGGACAAAATCCGCGAGGAAATGGTTAATGCGGACTACGCCTTAAATGAAGTGGCCACACAGTTTATTGAAATGTTCGAAAATATGAAAAGTGCGTACCTGCAGGAACGTGCGGCGGATATGCGTGATGTGACCAAACGCGTGCTGAACCACCTGCTCGGTATTCATTACGTCAGCCCTGCCGAGATCAGCGAGGAAGTCATCGTGATCGCCCAGGATTTGACCCCTTCCGATACAGCACAGCTGAACCGCAACTTTGTCAAGGGCTTCACTACGAACATCGGCGGACGCACGTCACACTCGGCCATCATGGCCCGTTCGCTGGAAATCCCGGCGGTAGTCGGCACTAAGAATGTGCTGTCTGAAGTCAAGGCAGGAGATCTGGTGATTGTCGACGGCCTGAGCGGCGATGTGCTGATCAATCCGAGCGACGCTGAAGTGGCGGAGTACAAAGCCAAGCAAGCCGCTTATGATCTGCAAATCGCTGAGTGGAAAAAGCTCCGCGACGAGCCGACGGTATCGGCAGACGGCAAGCATGTGGAGCTGGCGGCCAACATCGGCACACCTAACGATGTGAACGGTGTAATCGATAACGGCGGGGAAGGCGTGGGCCTGTACCGCACCGAGTTCCTGTACATGGGCCGCGACAAGCTGCCTTCCGAGGAAATCCAGTACAATGCTTACCGCACCGTACTGGAGAACATGAAGGGCAAACCGGTTGTGGTGCGCACGCTCGATATCGGCGGTGACAAGGAGCTGCCTTACCTGGATCTGCCGAAGGAAATGAACCCGTTCCTCGGTTTCCGGGCGATCCGCCTGTGTCTGGACCGTCAGGATATTTTCCGCACCCAGCTGCGTGCCTTGCTCAGAGCGAGTGCCCACGGTGATTTGCGGATCATGTTCCCGATGATCGCTACGCTCGGCGAATTCCGGGCAGCCCGTGATTTGCTGCTGGAAGAGAAGGCCAAGCTGCGCGAAGAAGGCAAGGAAGTATCGGACAGCATTCAATTGGGCATTATGGTGGAGATTCCTTCCACGGCGGTCCTGGCTGACCAGTTCGCCAAAGAAGTGGACTTCTTCAGTATCGGAACCAATGACCTTATCCAATATACAATGGCTGCTGACCGTATGAATGAGCGGGTATCGTACCTGTACCAGCCATACAACCCGGCCATTCTGCGCCTGGTCAAAACTGTGATTGACGCCGCCCATGCTGAAGGCAAATGGGCTGGCATGTGCGGTGAAATGGCTGGCGACAGCACAGCGATTCCGCTGCTGCTTGGCCTTGGCCTTGATGAATTCAGCATGAGCGCCACCTCCATTCTTCCGGCACGCAGCCAGATCTCCAAGCTGTCTGCCGCAGAGATGAAGGAAATGGCTGCGAAGGCGCTGCAGCTTAGCACCGCCGAGGAAGTTGCCGCACTGGTGCAGAGCAGCGTCAAATAA